One region of Mucilaginibacter sp. 14171R-50 genomic DNA includes:
- a CDS encoding adenylate/guanylate cyclase domain-containing protein has translation MAKILVVDDEADLEILVKQKFRRKIREGEYEFIFAQNGEEALARVKENPDLDIILSDINMPVMDGLTLLTHLPEANPTLKAVVVSAYGDMQNIRTAMNRGAFDFIMKPVDFDDLDVTMQKTISYVRQLQETLRAIKENNILKMYVDENVLNFMTHKEFEGSLMKNELLEATVMFVDVCGFTAITEHVAANTVVTLLNGLFDRIVKEIITQGGHVDKFMGDAIMAVFRGEFHLDRAIDAALSIKSQLSNEPEIDAGNGKKFKPQISVGINSGEMVSGNIGSASLKRLDYTVIGDSVNLAQRLQGIAKAGQIIITEEVYHKTKESFKCRENGEFTLKNKLKPVITYEVIE, from the coding sequence ATGGCTAAGATACTGGTTGTGGATGACGAGGCTGACCTGGAGATACTGGTAAAACAAAAGTTTCGCCGTAAGATCAGGGAGGGCGAATATGAATTCATCTTCGCGCAAAACGGCGAAGAAGCTTTAGCGCGTGTTAAGGAAAACCCCGATCTGGATATCATCCTGTCTGATATTAACATGCCGGTGATGGACGGCCTTACGCTGCTCACTCATCTGCCCGAAGCCAACCCTACACTTAAAGCCGTTGTTGTATCGGCCTACGGCGATATGCAAAACATCCGCACCGCCATGAACCGCGGGGCCTTCGACTTTATCATGAAGCCGGTGGATTTTGACGACCTTGATGTTACCATGCAAAAAACCATATCGTATGTAAGGCAACTGCAGGAAACCTTAAGGGCGATTAAAGAAAACAACATCCTGAAGATGTATGTGGACGAGAACGTGCTGAATTTTATGACGCATAAGGAGTTTGAAGGCAGCCTGATGAAGAACGAGCTGCTGGAAGCTACCGTAATGTTTGTAGATGTTTGCGGTTTTACGGCCATTACCGAGCATGTTGCGGCTAATACTGTTGTTACCCTGCTTAATGGCTTGTTTGATAGGATAGTTAAAGAAATTATAACACAGGGGGGCCATGTTGATAAATTTATGGGCGATGCTATTATGGCAGTATTCCGTGGCGAATTTCACCTTGACAGGGCCATTGATGCCGCCCTTTCAATTAAGTCGCAGCTATCAAACGAACCTGAAATTGACGCCGGCAACGGCAAAAAGTTCAAGCCTCAGATATCTGTGGGTATCAATAGTGGCGAAATGGTGTCCGGCAATATCGGATCAGCATCGTTAAAACGATTAGACTACACTGTCATAGGCGATTCTGTTAACCTGGCGCAACGCCTCCAAGGCATAGCCAAAGCCGGACAGATCATCATCACCGAGGAGGTTTACCATAAAACCAAAGAGTCGTTCAAATGCCGCGAAAACGGCGAGTTTACCCTAAAAAACAAGCTAAAGCCGGTTATTACTTACGAGGTGATTGAATAG
- a CDS encoding serine/threonine-protein kinase, with protein MSKVFTITEGLENLGAMSTGGQGSVYKGRRMGPVYTAIKLLPTPIHTESEDDRNFRSFRNEVSKLQKVNEQPNPNVVKILSSGITDSGSFPYIEMEYIEGPDLCELLKAPHDKIFMLKEAIRVADQLASALAHCHKVGVKHGDIKSNNVKYNIHTGNYVLLDFGLAILTDEQRRTSIRHAGAIEFMAPEQHEGKMLPQTDIYSYGIILYELLTGGVPFPLRGGGDAGRNAVMLAHIESPVPDLLDARRAALPDSWNDEKKAREMQVPQWLIKLIEKCLEKDPAKRFTDGTKLHEAIVTGSLTGSDSFDIAGGLSNAALRSENERLHNQLMQYQQAGPPPVPAEPIEDGSRVSLSKPYYYTIMILLVVFMGFSVYATFLKRQSNPTGQVKQDSTETKPDTSSGTPDYGSRFPADNAAEQDTTPVKRDSVVKKPVVTPPNPAPDSSGASEADTVLKSDQYTNYPQQDTDQ; from the coding sequence ATGAGTAAAGTATTTACAATAACAGAGGGACTGGAAAACTTAGGAGCCATGAGCACTGGCGGGCAGGGATCGGTATATAAAGGCCGGCGTATGGGGCCTGTTTACACGGCCATAAAGCTGCTGCCGACACCTATCCACACCGAAAGCGAAGACGATAGAAATTTCCGTAGTTTCCGTAACGAGGTAAGTAAGCTGCAAAAGGTTAACGAGCAGCCTAACCCCAATGTAGTGAAGATATTAAGCTCGGGCATTACCGATAGCGGGTCGTTCCCTTATATCGAAATGGAATATATTGAAGGGCCTGATCTTTGCGAGCTGCTGAAAGCCCCGCACGACAAGATATTTATGCTTAAAGAGGCTATTCGTGTGGCCGACCAATTGGCAAGTGCGCTGGCTCATTGCCATAAGGTAGGCGTAAAGCATGGTGATATTAAAAGTAATAACGTAAAGTATAACATTCATACAGGTAATTACGTACTGCTGGATTTTGGCCTCGCTATCCTGACGGACGAACAGCGCCGCACCAGCATACGCCATGCCGGGGCAATTGAATTTATGGCCCCTGAACAGCACGAAGGGAAAATGCTGCCGCAGACCGATATTTACAGTTATGGCATTATTTTATACGAGCTGCTTACCGGCGGCGTCCCATTCCCGCTGCGGGGCGGTGGCGATGCCGGCCGTAACGCGGTGATGCTGGCGCATATTGAATCGCCGGTTCCCGATCTGCTCGATGCCAGGCGGGCCGCTTTGCCCGATAGCTGGAATGACGAGAAAAAAGCACGCGAGATGCAAGTGCCTCAGTGGTTGATAAAACTGATAGAGAAATGTTTGGAAAAAGACCCGGCAAAAAGGTTTACCGACGGTACCAAACTGCACGAGGCTATCGTAACAGGCAGTTTAACAGGAAGCGACAGTTTTGATATTGCAGGCGGCTTAAGCAATGCCGCATTGCGCAGCGAGAATGAACGCCTGCATAATCAACTGATGCAATACCAGCAGGCCGGCCCGCCACCTGTGCCGGCAGAGCCAATAGAAGACGGATCGCGGGTTTCGTTATCAAAGCCGTATTATTATACAATAATGATATTGCTGGTAGTATTTATGGGTTTTTCGGTTTATGCTACTTTCTTAAAGCGGCAAAGTAATCCTACCGGCCAGGTTAAACAGGATTCCACCGAAACAAAGCCGGATACAAGCTCCGGTACGCCAGATTACGGCTCAAGGTTCCCCGCTGACAACGCTGCTGAGCAGGACACAACGCCTGTAAAGCGCGATTCGGTAGTTAAAAAACCGGTAGTAACCCCGCCCAACCCGGCACCCGACAGCAGCGGCGCCAGCGAAGCGGATACCGTGTTAAAATCTGACCAGTACACTAATTATCCCCAGCAGGATACGGATCAATAA
- a CDS encoding phosphatidylglycerophosphatase A, whose protein sequence is MKLIASIFGIGYVKGGGTLAAIVTCPFIWLLWQQPGLQSPWYLVAITAIITLLGIYVGDKVEPFWGKDSYRVVIDEVAGMLVTMLFIPPHLYYLLIGLVLFRFFDIVKPLGIRKMEALPGGTGVMMDDVVAGVYGNIVLQIIAHFIKF, encoded by the coding sequence TTGAAACTTATCGCATCAATTTTCGGGATAGGGTATGTAAAGGGGGGCGGCACGCTGGCCGCTATTGTTACCTGTCCGTTTATTTGGCTTTTATGGCAGCAGCCGGGTTTGCAAAGCCCCTGGTACCTGGTGGCAATAACCGCAATAATAACCTTGTTAGGCATTTATGTGGGTGATAAGGTTGAGCCTTTTTGGGGAAAAGACAGCTACCGTGTAGTGATAGACGAAGTTGCCGGCATGCTGGTTACCATGCTTTTTATACCGCCTCATTTATATTATCTGCTGATAGGGCTGGTACTGTTCCGCTTTTTTGATATTGTAAAGCCGCTCGGCATCCGCAAAATGGAAGCCCTGCCCGGCGGTACCGGCGTAATGATGGACGATGTGGTGGCAGGTGTGTATGGTAATATTGTATTGCAGATAATAGCGCATTTTATTAAGTTTTAA
- a CDS encoding response regulator has protein sequence MKILVVDDEADVQPLFLQRFRKEIRNHEVEFDFAQSGEEALDYLKDKHSEVVLILSDINMPGMSGIELLTHIREDFPTPPPPVVMMITAYGDDENYKQAMDKGADDFLTKPLDFNLLKEKLKTL, from the coding sequence ATGAAAATATTAGTCGTAGACGACGAAGCAGACGTTCAGCCGCTTTTTTTACAGCGTTTTCGGAAAGAGATCAGAAATCACGAGGTGGAGTTTGACTTTGCGCAATCGGGCGAGGAAGCGCTTGATTACCTTAAAGATAAACACTCCGAAGTCGTGCTTATCCTGTCGGATATTAATATGCCGGGCATGAGCGGTATCGAACTGCTTACACACATTCGCGAGGATTTCCCCACGCCGCCGCCGCCCGTGGTAATGATGATAACCGCCTATGGCGACGACGAAAATTACAAACAGGCGATGGATAAAGGGGCGGATGACTTTTTGACCAAGCCTTTGGACTTTAATCTATTAAAGGAAAAATTAAAAACGTTATAG
- a CDS encoding transposase, with translation MNGHINFDHHPQFFTATILEWKPLLKEDTFKNIIIKSLHFLSIEKSVVVYGFVIMPNHIHLIWQIQDGFKQDVIQMRFLKFTAQQMKFRLIDTKDVRLSSFLTNAKDRKYQFWERNALSIDLWNPEVFLQKLDYIHNNPLQDKWRLAKFPEEYRYSSAKFYECGIDEFDFLKHYSGD, from the coding sequence ATGAATGGCCATATCAATTTCGATCATCATCCCCAGTTTTTTACCGCAACTATCTTAGAGTGGAAACCGCTGTTAAAAGAAGACACTTTTAAAAATATTATTATAAAAAGCCTTCATTTTTTATCTATAGAAAAAAGCGTTGTGGTATACGGCTTTGTGATAATGCCAAACCATATTCATTTGATATGGCAGATACAAGATGGATTTAAACAAGATGTTATTCAGATGCGGTTCTTGAAATTTACTGCGCAGCAAATGAAATTCAGGTTAATAGACACCAAAGATGTGAGGCTGTCGTCATTCTTAACCAATGCTAAGGATAGGAAGTATCAATTTTGGGAAAGAAATGCATTAAGTATCGATTTGTGGAATCCTGAAGTATTTTTGCAGAAATTGGATTATATTCATAATAATCCTTTACAGGATAAATGGCGTTTAGCAAAATTTCCTGAGGAATATAGGTACTCGTCAGCTAAGTTTTATGAATGCGGAATAGATGAGTTTGATTTTCTTAAACATTACAGCGGAGATTGA
- a CDS encoding LLM class flavin-dependent oxidoreductase → MSANKLSDIKYSVLDLATVVAGSTPADSFKKSMEVAQLAEKVGYTRYWFAEHHNMMNVASSATAILIGHIAGGTSKIRVGSGGIMLPNHSPLIVAEQFGTLASLYPGRIDLGLGRAPGTDQTTALAIRGENFNAAHNFPRDIVKLQTYFSADNVNSKVRAIPGEGLDIPIWVLGSSTDSARVAAAMGLPYAFASHFAPTYFLEAIKIYRDNFKPSQHLQKPYVMACVNVVAADTDGEAEYLATSVKQFFYGGGNGQKAIVAAACKKYGCGLECI, encoded by the coding sequence ATGAGCGCAAATAAATTATCAGATATAAAATACTCCGTATTAGACCTGGCCACTGTTGTTGCGGGTAGTACTCCGGCCGATAGCTTCAAAAAAAGCATGGAAGTTGCGCAGCTTGCCGAAAAGGTTGGCTACACCCGCTATTGGTTTGCTGAGCATCACAACATGATGAACGTAGCCAGCTCTGCCACGGCCATATTAATAGGCCATATAGCAGGCGGGACCTCAAAAATCAGGGTAGGTTCGGGCGGTATCATGCTGCCAAACCATTCGCCGCTCATAGTGGCCGAGCAATTTGGTACGCTGGCGTCTCTTTATCCGGGCAGGATAGATCTTGGTCTCGGCCGCGCCCCCGGTACCGACCAGACAACCGCCTTAGCCATCCGCGGCGAAAATTTTAACGCCGCCCATAATTTTCCGAGGGATATTGTGAAGCTTCAAACCTATTTCTCTGCCGACAACGTTAATAGTAAGGTAAGGGCCATCCCCGGCGAAGGATTGGATATACCTATATGGGTATTAGGCTCCAGTACTGATAGCGCCAGGGTGGCGGCTGCTATGGGCCTGCCGTATGCTTTTGCAAGCCATTTTGCGCCGACCTATTTTTTAGAGGCCATCAAAATATACCGCGACAATTTTAAACCCTCGCAACATTTGCAAAAGCCCTATGTAATGGCCTGCGTTAATGTGGTTGCCGCCGACACTGATGGCGAGGCCGAATACCTTGCAACGTCTGTGAAGCAATTTTTTTATGGGGGTGGTAACGGGCAAAAGGCAATTGTTGCCGCCGCCTGTAAAAAGTATGGATGCGGTTTGGAATGTATTTGA
- a CDS encoding DUF475 domain-containing protein has product MDLLHTLLGEDIKAGLLVVLNLIVIESLLSVDNAAVLATMVLDLPKHQRSRALRYGIIGAYVLRGVCLFLAAWLVKIWWLKPLGGLYLLYLAFDYFKKKLAAKNDDGGEESVDKSKNWLYKSTVGLIGTFWATVALVELMDLAFSIDNVFAAVAFTDHVFLIYTGVFIGILAMRFVAQAFVKLMEKFTFLETVAFLVIGVLGVKLTASLYVHFFPEAGFSNFMEGETADIAVSVFTVAVFIIPVLTSIFFNFPKKNIIKPEVAEDAEGVLDKS; this is encoded by the coding sequence ATGGACCTATTACATACACTACTTGGCGAGGATATAAAGGCCGGCCTGTTGGTTGTGCTGAACCTTATTGTTATCGAAAGCCTTTTATCGGTTGATAATGCGGCTGTACTGGCCACCATGGTGCTCGATCTGCCAAAGCATCAGCGCAGCCGCGCGTTGCGTTATGGCATAATAGGCGCGTATGTTTTGCGTGGCGTATGCTTGTTTTTGGCGGCGTGGCTGGTAAAAATATGGTGGCTGAAACCATTGGGCGGTTTGTACCTGCTGTACCTGGCTTTCGATTATTTTAAAAAGAAATTAGCGGCTAAAAACGATGACGGCGGAGAAGAAAGCGTTGATAAAAGCAAAAATTGGTTATACAAATCAACCGTCGGTTTAATAGGCACTTTTTGGGCAACCGTAGCTTTGGTAGAGCTGATGGACCTTGCCTTTTCCATAGATAACGTATTTGCTGCCGTGGCCTTTACCGATCATGTGTTCCTGATCTACACCGGTGTTTTTATCGGTATATTAGCTATGCGTTTCGTAGCGCAGGCGTTTGTTAAGCTGATGGAGAAATTCACCTTTTTAGAAACCGTTGCCTTTTTGGTGATAGGGGTGTTGGGTGTTAAGCTGACGGCATCCTTATACGTGCATTTCTTCCCGGAAGCTGGCTTTTCCAATTTTATGGAAGGCGAAACCGCGGATATTGCCGTATCGGTATTTACCGTTGCGGTATTTATTATCCCGGTACTTACCTCTATCTTTTTTAACTTCCCTAAAAAGAATATCATCAAACCCGAGGTTGCAGAAGATGCCGAAGGCGTACTGGATAAAAGCTAA
- a CDS encoding toxic anion resistance protein, with translation METNLTNEGAGLPDFTPPPATAPNANAPVKLDKEGNVDLTNITPAEVQKYSEKAKDLNPADVNSILNYGADLQQGMERYSNTFLSSVRTFDAGEVGTLITDLLHELNYIDVDELEQNAFMRVLSRIPIIRSLVMDTKKMFAKYDLVVSNVDKIVNKIKAGRVNSIKDNASLQTMFDSNVDFIHQMEELIIAGQLKYKELNEQLAVMDGNPSAYQDYEIADLRDYVNRLDKRLADLKVVRFIMLQSLAQIRVVQNNNTTIAEKAQSIVSTTIPVWKNQLTIAVALNRQKANVEMQKKISDTTNTILQKNAELLKQNSIDVARENEKTVVSLDTLKRTTQSLIETLTEVKRIHDEGTQNRKTLNTELQTLETELKKNVTNTR, from the coding sequence ATGGAAACCAACCTAACCAACGAGGGTGCGGGCCTGCCTGATTTTACGCCGCCACCTGCTACGGCGCCAAACGCTAACGCCCCGGTTAAACTTGATAAAGAAGGCAATGTTGATTTAACCAACATTACCCCTGCCGAGGTACAGAAATACAGCGAAAAAGCTAAAGACCTGAACCCGGCCGATGTAAACTCCATACTAAACTATGGTGCCGACCTGCAACAGGGGATGGAACGTTACAGCAATACTTTCCTGTCATCCGTACGTACGTTTGATGCGGGCGAGGTGGGTACGCTGATAACCGACCTGCTGCACGAGTTGAACTACATTGATGTAGATGAGCTGGAGCAAAACGCCTTTATGAGGGTGTTATCGCGTATCCCGATTATCCGCAGCCTGGTTATGGATACTAAAAAAATGTTTGCCAAATACGACCTGGTGGTGAGCAATGTAGATAAGATAGTAAATAAAATAAAGGCCGGCCGCGTAAACTCCATCAAGGATAATGCATCGCTGCAAACCATGTTCGACAGCAATGTGGACTTTATCCACCAGATGGAAGAACTGATCATAGCGGGTCAGTTAAAATATAAAGAGCTTAACGAGCAGTTAGCCGTTATGGACGGCAATCCATCGGCCTACCAGGATTATGAAATTGCCGACCTGCGCGATTATGTTAACCGCCTGGATAAACGCCTTGCCGACCTTAAAGTGGTACGCTTCATTATGTTGCAATCGCTGGCGCAGATTCGCGTAGTGCAAAACAACAACACCACCATTGCCGAAAAGGCACAGTCGATAGTATCAACCACCATCCCGGTTTGGAAAAATCAATTGACCATAGCCGTGGCATTGAACAGGCAAAAGGCCAATGTTGAGATGCAGAAGAAGATATCGGACACAACCAACACCATACTGCAAAAAAATGCCGAACTGCTTAAGCAAAACAGTATTGATGTAGCCCGCGAGAATGAAAAAACTGTGGTATCTTTGGACACTTTAAAACGTACCACACAATCGTTAATTGAAACCTTAACCGAAGTTAAGCGGATACACGACGAGGGTACACAAAACAGGAAAACGCTTAATACGGAGTTGCAAACTTTAGAGACCGAGCTCAAAAAGAATGTAACCAATACACGTTAA
- a CDS encoding TerD family protein: MAINLQKGQRISLEKSNGSKLQNVCVGINWGAIEKKGLFGFGGSKEAVDLDASCALFDENKKLIDVVYFGNLKSKDQAVRHSGDDLTGDMGGDDGLDNEVITLDFSALNPAVKHVAFVLNSFRGQDFGTIPFASIRIYEGTPKRVNEIFATYDIANGSNFRGHVSMVMGIFYVKNDEWKFNAIGEPTKDRKLEETVNTVMRNYL, encoded by the coding sequence ATGGCAATAAATCTTCAAAAGGGGCAACGCATAAGCCTCGAAAAAAGTAACGGCAGCAAGCTGCAAAACGTTTGCGTAGGTATAAACTGGGGCGCTATAGAAAAGAAAGGTCTGTTTGGTTTCGGAGGCTCAAAAGAAGCGGTTGACCTTGATGCCAGCTGCGCTTTGTTCGACGAGAACAAGAAACTGATAGATGTGGTTTATTTTGGTAATTTAAAATCAAAAGACCAGGCAGTACGCCACAGCGGCGATGACCTTACCGGCGATATGGGCGGCGACGACGGCCTGGATAACGAGGTGATCACGCTTGATTTTTCGGCACTTAACCCTGCGGTAAAACATGTAGCTTTTGTGCTGAACAGTTTCAGGGGACAGGATTTTGGTACTATCCCTTTTGCGTCTATCCGTATTTACGAAGGCACGCCAAAGCGGGTGAACGAGATATTTGCCACCTATGATATTGCTAACGGATCGAATTTCAGGGGCCATGTATCAATGGTGATGGGAATATTTTACGTAAAAAACGACGAATGGAAATTTAACGCCATTGGCGAACCCACCAAAGACCGCAAGCTGGAAGAAACCGTTAACACGGTGATGAGGAATTATTTATAA
- a CDS encoding sensor histidine kinase gives MHFFTYLALFLLAMRLRKSIKLTPAASKWNMALYGVALGTVGLFFLLDDFIPSDEVNGIVIALVLLGVVQFLKREPDFERFRVLINAHYPLIVVAVVANAVELATQNFEFSHNYDNYWQTAQLVAFGWIFLRVATSKKQQSELKRISERKDELEILVAARTAEITQQRNELQETVKELQATQAQLIQQEKLASLGELTAGIAHEIQNPLNFVNNFSEVSMELIDEMEEEMAKGDIEEANAIAADIKQNLEKIRHHGKRADGIVKGMLQHSRASSNVKEPTNLNTIADEYFRLAYHGLRAKDKSFNAELVSNLDPNLPSINMVSQDVGRVLLNMFTNAFYAVHQKQKIIGGDFKPRVEVSTRTIVTPKGQEAEIMIKDNGSGIPDAIKDKIMQPFFTTKPAGEGTGLGLSLSYDIIVKAHKGHININSKEGEGSEFIITLPIA, from the coding sequence ATGCATTTTTTTACCTATCTCGCGCTCTTCTTGCTTGCAATGCGCCTGCGCAAGTCAATAAAGTTAACCCCAGCCGCTTCAAAATGGAACATGGCTTTATATGGTGTAGCTTTAGGCACTGTAGGCTTGTTCTTTTTGCTTGACGATTTTATACCAAGCGATGAAGTTAACGGAATTGTGATTGCCCTTGTATTGTTAGGGGTAGTGCAATTTCTGAAACGCGAACCGGATTTTGAGCGTTTCAGGGTTTTAATAAATGCACACTACCCTTTAATAGTAGTAGCTGTTGTAGCCAATGCCGTTGAACTGGCAACCCAAAATTTTGAGTTTTCTCACAACTACGATAACTATTGGCAAACCGCTCAATTGGTCGCTTTCGGATGGATATTTCTGCGTGTCGCAACGTCCAAAAAGCAACAAAGCGAGCTCAAGCGCATAAGCGAACGTAAAGATGAGCTGGAGATACTGGTAGCCGCACGCACCGCAGAAATAACCCAACAGCGTAACGAACTGCAGGAAACCGTTAAAGAATTACAGGCTACGCAGGCCCAGCTGATACAACAGGAGAAGCTGGCATCGTTAGGAGAGCTTACCGCCGGTATAGCACACGAGATACAGAACCCGTTGAACTTTGTAAACAACTTCTCGGAAGTAAGTATGGAACTTATCGACGAGATGGAAGAAGAAATGGCAAAAGGCGATATAGAAGAGGCCAATGCCATCGCGGCTGATATTAAGCAAAACCTCGAAAAGATCCGTCATCACGGCAAGCGTGCCGACGGTATTGTTAAAGGCATGTTGCAGCACAGCCGCGCCAGCAGCAACGTGAAAGAGCCAACCAACCTGAACACCATAGCCGACGAATATTTTCGCCTGGCATATCATGGCTTGCGTGCCAAAGATAAATCGTTTAATGCAGAGCTGGTATCAAATCTGGACCCCAACCTGCCATCCATCAATATGGTATCGCAGGATGTGGGCCGTGTGCTGCTGAACATGTTCACCAACGCGTTTTACGCCGTGCATCAAAAACAAAAGATCATTGGCGGCGATTTTAAACCACGCGTAGAGGTTTCAACCCGTACCATAGTAACCCCTAAAGGACAGGAGGCCGAGATCATGATAAAAGATAATGGCAGCGGTATACCCGATGCCATTAAAGATAAAATCATGCAGCCATTCTTTACCACCAAACCGGCAGGCGAGGGTACAGGGCTTGGCCTTTCTTTGAGCTATGATATTATTGTAAAGGCGCATAAAGGCCATATCAACATTAATAGCAAAGAAGGCGAAGGGTCGGAGTTTATTATAACTTTGCCCATTGCCTGA
- a CDS encoding TerD family protein, with protein sequence MAINLQKGQREAIDAPKFTIGLGWDTNTSSTGASFDLDASVFVMGDNKKILSDEHFVFYNNLKSPDGAVEHTGDNLTGAGDGDDEQIKIDLTRIDPRVTEICVVVTIHEAESRRQNFGQVRNSFVRIFDAATNTDILKYELEEDFSIETAVEFGRIYKRDNKWKFEAVGVGMKGGLQDYLNKYN encoded by the coding sequence ATGGCAATTAATCTTCAAAAGGGGCAGCGCGAAGCTATCGACGCTCCTAAATTTACAATAGGTTTAGGCTGGGATACCAACACATCATCAACCGGGGCGAGCTTTGACCTGGACGCATCGGTTTTTGTGATGGGCGATAATAAAAAGATATTGAGCGACGAGCATTTTGTGTTTTATAACAATTTGAAATCGCCTGATGGCGCTGTTGAGCATACCGGCGATAACCTTACCGGCGCTGGCGACGGCGATGATGAGCAGATCAAGATAGACCTGACCAGAATTGACCCGCGCGTAACCGAAATATGCGTGGTAGTAACCATACACGAAGCCGAAAGCCGCCGCCAGAACTTTGGCCAGGTACGCAATTCGTTTGTTCGCATATTTGATGCCGCTACCAATACCGATATACTGAAATACGAACTGGAAGAGGATTTCTCGATAGAAACAGCCGTTGAGTTTGGCCGCATTTACAAACGCGATAACAAATGGAAATTTGAAGCGGTGGGCGTGGGCATGAAAGGCGGCCTGCAGGATTATTTAAATAAATACAATTAA
- a CDS encoding YitT family protein — MLDSPEGKYILERLQRELPVQFSYHNTDHTLDVYHSANAIAAQEGIGEADTKILLISALYHDCGYIQQIHEHEQASCNIARHALPQFGYNADDIEKICTLIMATQLPQQPTTLLEKIICDADLDYLGREDFISTGSRLFSEMQAFGIINNAEEWDKMQVRFLQGHHYFTSTSVNNREPKKHENLRTLQNKTSTLMTSNNAIKIGLLDTVYTLAGILFCGFALKSFLVPNAFFDGGVTGISLLIHELYHINIAYVIILANIPFIIMGAFQVNKSFAVKTFLAIVGVALCLLYIPYPEKITSDKLLVSIFGGVFMGTGIGLAIRGGCALDGIEVLALYTGKRISFTISEIILGINIVIFLIAAVKVGLPTSLYSIITYYTASRTINFVIEGLEEYTGVTIISGQNAAIKEMLVKQLSRGITVYKGERGFLKESFDVSHPVDIVFTVVTRLELRRLRNMVHEIDPKAFIFTSIIKEAAGGVLKRRARH; from the coding sequence ATGCTTGACAGCCCCGAAGGCAAATACATATTAGAGAGGTTGCAGCGCGAATTGCCTGTGCAGTTCAGCTATCACAATACTGATCATACCCTTGATGTTTACCACTCGGCAAACGCTATTGCCGCTCAGGAAGGTATCGGCGAAGCTGACACCAAAATACTGCTAATCTCTGCGCTTTACCACGATTGCGGCTACATACAGCAAATACATGAGCATGAACAGGCATCGTGTAACATTGCACGCCACGCGTTGCCCCAATTTGGTTACAACGCGGATGATATAGAAAAGATATGTACGCTGATTATGGCTACGCAGTTACCCCAGCAACCAACCACCCTGCTGGAAAAGATCATTTGCGACGCCGATCTGGATTACCTGGGCAGGGAAGACTTTATTTCAACCGGCAGCAGGCTGTTTAGCGAAATGCAGGCGTTCGGCATCATAAACAACGCGGAAGAGTGGGATAAAATGCAGGTAAGGTTCCTGCAAGGTCACCACTACTTCACCAGTACATCAGTAAATAACCGGGAGCCAAAAAAACACGAAAATTTACGAACTTTGCAAAACAAAACTTCAACCTTAATGACCAGTAACAACGCTATAAAAATAGGCCTCTTAGATACCGTTTATACTCTTGCGGGCATTTTGTTTTGTGGGTTTGCTTTAAAAAGCTTTTTGGTACCAAACGCTTTTTTTGATGGCGGGGTAACCGGTATTTCGCTGCTGATACATGAGCTTTATCACATAAACATTGCTTACGTTATCATCCTGGCGAATATCCCTTTTATTATCATGGGGGCGTTCCAGGTGAATAAATCCTTCGCGGTAAAAACTTTCCTGGCTATAGTGGGCGTGGCGCTGTGCCTGCTTTATATCCCTTATCCCGAAAAAATAACATCTGATAAATTGCTGGTATCCATATTCGGCGGCGTGTTCATGGGCACGGGCATAGGCCTGGCCATACGCGGCGGCTGCGCGCTTGACGGCATCGAAGTACTGGCGCTTTACACCGGCAAACGCATCAGCTTCACCATCAGCGAGATCATCCTGGGTATCAACATCGTTATTTTCCTGATAGCGGCGGTTAAGGTAGGGCTGCCTACATCATTATACTCCATTATTACCTATTATACCGCGTCGCGCACTATTAATTTTGTAATAGAAGGTTTAGAGGAGTACACCGGTGTAACCATTATATCCGGCCAAAATGCGGCAATTAAAGAGATGCTGGTGAAACAGCTTAGTCGGGGCATTACCGTTTATAAAGGCGAACGCGGTTTTCTGAAAGAAAGTTTTGATGTAAGCCACCCTGTGGATATAGTATTTACCGTGGTTACCCGCTTAGAGCTTAGGCGATTGAGAAACATGGTACACGAAATAGACCCGAAGGCGTTCATCTTTACCAGCATCATTAAAGAAGCCGCAGGCGGGGTTCTAAAACGCAGAGCAAGGCACTAA